The bacterium genome includes the window TGGATGAGCCCGGCTGGCAGGGGCCGGACGAGCGGGCGCGCAACGTGTCCTGCCTCAAGTGGCTCAAGGAGATCCCCGGCCAGCGCACCGAAGAGGACGGCCCGGTGGACGCCTACTTCATCTCCGAGGCCGGCCCGTACTCCGATGTCTGGAACGGCAACGGGACGGTGCCGACGCCGGAGGCGATGAAGAAGGCCCAGGCCGCAGGGAAGATCATCACGTCCTACAACAATGATGTCGAGTCCTACCGGCCGGAGATGGGCCGGTACTGCAACGGCTTCTACCAGCTCCGCGCCGGCGCCCGGGGCACGTTCAACTGGGCCTATGTCTCCTTCGCCGGCAACCCGTATGACGACCAGGACGCCAAGACGGGAAGCTGGATGCACGTCTACCCGCCGCTGCCCGAGCTGGGTGAGGTGGGCGGGCCGTCCACCGGCTGGGAGGGCGCCCGCGCCGGAGTGGATGACTTCAAGTACGCCCATACGCTGCAGCGGGCCATCGGCCGGGCCGAGGGTTCCCGCTCGGTGGCCGCTCGCCGGGCCGCGCAGGCCGGCAAGGCGGCGCTGAACGCGGTCCTCGCCGGTCTGCAGTACGAGCCCCAGACCCGCGGCACCGCGCGCTTCGCCCAGGAGCTGCCCGGCCCGAATGGGACCAAGATCCTGCACGGCAACCTGAAGCTGCCCAATGGCTGGGACCTGGAGATGTATGACAAGGCGCGCTGGCAGCTTGCGGCCGCGACCATGGACATCATGGCGGCGCTGGGGGAGATCCCTGCCGCCAGCCGCGCGACCGGGGCGTCCGCGTCTGCGGGCGTGGCGACGCGCCCGCCCACGCGGGGGTTCCTGGACACCCCCACCTGGAGCCGGCCGCCCCAGGAACGCGCCGGCAGCCGCCTGAGCGCCCAGAAGCAGGTCGCCATCCCGGTGGTGAGCACCCCGCCCACGTGCGACGGCGACCTGTCTGACGCCGTGTGGCAGAAGGCGGCGAAGCTGGAGCCCTTCGTCCGCATGGAGGGCAACGACGCTCCCAGCCAGCAGACCACCGTGCGCCTGTGCGCCGACAGCGCCAACCTGTACCTGAGCGCCGACCTGGCCGAGGAGAACATCGCCAACATCACCGCCCGGGTGGGCAACGACGGCGGACAGGTGTGGGCTGACGACTGCCTGGAGCTGTTCGTAGACCCCACCTTCGGCCGCCAGGAGTTCGTCCAGATCGTCATCAACTCGCTCGGCAAGGTGTACCTGAACAACCCGCGCGACAAGGCCTGGAAGCCGGCACTGCAGCGCGGGGCGAGGGTGGACAAGGAGAAGCGGCGCTGGACGGTGGAGCTGGGCGTCCCGCTGGGGTCGCTGGGGCTGACGGGCAGCGTCTTTGGCCTCAACGTCTGCCGCGAGCGCCGGCCGCTGGAGAGCCTGGAGCTGTCGTGCTGGTCGCCCACCGGCCAGGGCTTTGCGCATCCCGATCGCTTCGGCGTCGCCACCATCGGCGGCAGCACGCTCGTGGACTTCAAGATCGGTCGCGGCGTGTTGGGCGTGAATGAGCTGGCCGCCACGGTGCGCAACGAGGACACCGCTCCGCACAACTTCGTGGTGATCGTGGACTGGAAGCAGGGCAAGAAGGTGGCGCTGTACCGGCAGAAGGGCCCGCTGGCGCTGGCGCCGGGCAAGCAGGAGACGGTGGTGCTCCCCTACGAAGTCACCAGCGACCACGATCCGGTCGCGTTGCGTCTGACGGTCAAGGACGCCGACACAGGGCGCACGTACGCCGAGCGCGCCCTGGAGCAGAAGGTCCTGCCGGCCCTGGCGATGACACTGCGGCCCAACCTGTACTACCTGAGCGACGACATCGGCTTCCTGCACGCCGAGATCAACCTGGACGAGGCCCTCGCGGACAAGGCGACGCTGACGGTGGCGCTGTTCCGGGCCGGCGGCACGACACCAATGCGCAGCCAGGCCCTGCCACTGAACAACGAGCGGCTCGATGTCGGGGTGAACCTGGCGGGGCTGCCGGCAGGGGCGTACCGCCTCGAGACGATCCTCAAGAGCGGCAGCGCGCGTCTGGCCACGGCCAAGACCACGGTCACGAAGGTGCCGGGGCCGTTCTGAGGGTGAGCAACTGGACGCGGTGAACGGCGTCCTCACCCCTACCCCTCTCCCTCGCGCTCGGTGAGGCTGAGCGCTCCGGAGAGGGGCTGTCGGATGACGCTCCGTGGCTGCGAAGCCACCATGCGGTCGCATGAGGCCCCCCTCCCCGGAGCCCGCGGCCGTATCGCGGACGAGGCTTCAGACTGCGCAGCAGTCTGCGGGGTGAGGACGCCGTCTGCCATTGGAGGCGCACATGATCCGCTTCTATGACGACCAGGACATCCTGCGCCGACAGAACCTCGCACTGGCGCCCGCGCCCGTGGAGAAGCTGGGCGAGGTGGACTTCCCGCAGGGCCCCGAGACGCATCGCCGCTCGACGTTCTGCGGCGCGCTCGTTCCGTGGCAGAGCGGGTGGCGGCTGTACTACTCCGACCTGGGCGCCCTCCCGGAGCGCGAGTACCGCCTCGGTCTGGCCGAGAGCAGTGACGGCTGGCACTGGGAGCGCGTGGCCCTCGGCGGGGATGGCTTCATCCATCCCGCCGGGCTGCCGGTCGAGGAGAAGATGGTCCAGCCGCAGGTGGTGATCCTGCCTGATGGCCGCGTGCGCCTGTACTGCTGGTGGCACGGCCACTACAAGGGCCGCGCCCGCTATGTCGCCTGCGACAGCGACAACGGCGTAGACTTCACTATCGTCAACCTGGACGACCCCTGCCTCTTCCACCCCTCGGACTTCAATGTGGGGCAGTCGGGCTTTGCCGCTGGGCTGACCGCGCCCGTGCCGCGCGAGGACTTTGAGGCCGAGCGGACCGTGCCCTTCCTGGAGGCCAAGCGCCGCCGGAGCAACGACGCAACCTTCGTGTACTACAACGAGCGCCTGCGCCTGTTCGAGATGTACTCGGTGTGGCTGGTGCCCAATGACGCCCAGTCCGGTCACTACGTGCCCCATGACAACGCCCCGCAGATCCGCCGCGTGATGCACCGGCGCACGAGCGAGAACGGCCTGCTGTGGAGCGACCCGGAACTCATCAACATCCCCGACGAACTGGACACGCCGCACCTGCAGTTCTACCACCTGGCTGTGCACGAGGTGGACGAGTGGCGGCTGGGGATGCTGGGCCACTACCGCTGCTGGGAACAGACCATGGATGTGGAGCTATGCTTCAGCCGCGACGGTCGGCACTGGCAGCGCCCGCTACGAGGGGGCTTCATTCCGCGCGGGAGCATCGAGGCAGTAGACTACTACTCCATCTACCCCACCAACCGGCTGCTGCCGTATGGCGACGATTGGCTGATGATCTACGACGGCGGGAACTGGAAGCACAACCAGCAATTGCCCGACGGGATCACGCAGATGCGCCACGGCATCATGGCCGCACGGCTGCCCAAACGCCGGCTGGCCGGGCTGAAGACCACCGAGCGGGCCGTGGGCGCGCTGGAGATCAAGTGCCTTCCCGGCGTGGCGGCCCTCGCCGTGGACGCCGACATTCGGGGCGAACTGCGCGCCGAGCTGCGCGATACGTTCGGGCGCGCGCTGGAGGGGTATAATCTGCATGAGTCGCTCCCGATGACCGGCGACAGCACGGCCCACGTGCTGCGCTGGGGCGACGGCCGCACGACCGAGCCATACCGGTATGACGCCGTGATCGTGCGGCTGGAGGTGCGCGACGGGACCATCTATGGGGTAGATGTCTGATCGAGACATCGCCCTCGCTTGACGGGCCATTCCGGTCAATGCTATGCTCGATTCGCGGGCTCCCCAGCCCGTGACGGAGGTAGGAGCCGCTGTGACGCGCTTTGCTGCGCCCCTGTCCGAACGGCAGACGCAGATCCTGCTGGCCATCGTGCGCGAGCATGTGCAGACCCGCGAGCCGGTGGGCTCGCAGGTCGTGCGCGAGACCTATGGCGTGCAGGCCAGCACGGCCACCATTCGCAACGAGATGGTGGAGTTGGAGCACGCCGGTTATCTGTACCAGCCGCACACCTCCGCCGGGCGTGTGCCGTGCGACAGCGCCTACCGCGTCTATGTGAACTACCTGACGACCTCGGAAGCGCCGGAGCCCCAGACGGCAGGCTGGATCGAGGGCGAGTACCGCCGGCTGGGCCGCGAGCCGCACGAGCTGCTCCGGCAGACCTCGCGGCTGCTGGCGCGCCTGACCTCCCATCCCGCCGTCGCGACCTTGCCTCCGGTCGAGGAACCGACCCTCCAGCGCATCGGCCTGCAGCCGGTGAGTGCCACCAATGTGCTGCTAACCTACGCGACCTCGGACGGCCAGGAGCGCCATCACCTGCTGGGCACCGGCGAGCCGGTGACGGCGGCGCAACTCACGGCGCTGTCGGAGGCGTTGGACCGGGTGCTGACCGGGCGGCGGGTGAGCCTGCTGAGCCAGTTGAGCCTGCAGGCCCTGCGGCCGTATCTGAAGGACCAGGTGGTGCCCGAGAGCCTGCTGACGGCCATCGCCCAGGCGGCGGCCACCGATGACTCGACCGAGGTCTACGTCGAGGGGACCAGCTACATCCTGGACGAGCCGGAGTTCGGGGAGCGCGAACGCCTGCGGGCGTTCATGCGCACCCTCGACGAGCACTCGTCGCTGCGCCGCGTGCTGCAGGCGGCGGTGGACAGCCCCTCGATGACCGTCACCATCGGCCGTGAGCACCAGGTGGAGGCCATGGCGGAGTGCAGCCTCGTGGCCAGCCCGTACCCGTACGGGCGGGCGCACGGGGTCGTCGGCATTTTCGGCCCGACGCGGATGGACTACCGCCGGGCCATGGGCGCCGTGGCCTTCGTCGCGCGGAAGCTGTCGGAAGCCCTGTCGCAGTTGGGGAGATAGGAGGATCAAAATGGCCGCGGTAGACAAGCGCATCGAGCGAGCTGCCCAGATACTCCGGCTCCTCCCAGCGAGGAACCGGAAGACAGCGCTTGATTTCATCGAGTTCCTAGCACAGGAGAATGACCTGGATCTGCTGCTCGATGTGGCAGACATCGAGGACGACCTGGCGCTGGTGAAGCGCGTCGAGGCCGGTGACTTCTCTGGTACTGTGACGCTCGAAGAGGCTCGCCGGCGACTTGAGGCCCGTCATGTACAGGGTTAGTATCAGTGACCGGGCCATGGCGGAGTTGGCGGAGTTCCCCGAAGGGGTAGCGCGTCGTCTGCTTGATGCCATTGGACGCCTGGCAGACTGGCCCAACCACGGCCGCGATGTACGTAAGCTCTCTGGCCCCCTCGAGGGCCTCTGGCGCCTGCGCGTCGGGAACTACCGTGCACTCTTCTCCGTGAACACGAAGCAGAAGCTCATCACTGTGACGCGCACCGGATCGCGCCAGACCATCTACTGACCGGCTTACACTGGTACCTCGCAGCGTTCAGGTAAGGATCCCCCATGACCCCCTCAGACGGTGAACAGGCGCGTCGGAACGCCTCGGCCGAGCGCGAGGAGCGCCTCTCGGCGCTGCAGAGCAACGCCGCGGCCATCGCGGCCGTGGCGGCGGCGGTGGAGGGCACCCTCGGGCCCCGCGGGCTGGACTCCATGCTCGTGGGGCGTGGCGGCGAGGTGACCATCACCAACGACGGCTCCACCATCCTGCAGGAGATCGAGGTCAACCATCCGGCTGCCCGGCTGCTCATTGCCACCGCGCGGGCGCAGGACGAGCAGGTCGGCGACGGCACCACCACCGCGACGATCCTGGCGGCGGCGCTGGTGGCCGAGGGCGTCAAGCAGGTGCAACGCGGTGTGCCGGTCACGCGCGTCATCGAGGGGCTGCGCCTGGGCCTTGCGGCGGCGCTGCAGGCCCTGCGCGAGGCGGCGCGACCTGTGACGCTGGATGATCCGCTGCTGCGGCAGGCGGCGCTGGTGGCAGGGCGGGGGCAGGCTGACCTGGCCGACCTGGTGCTGCAAGCTGCCCGGCGTCTCCCGGCGGATAAGCTCCTGCACGACCCGGCGTTCCGCCTGGGCGGGCGCTTGACGGCCATCGAGGGGGCCGACAATGAGGTGCTCGACGGCCTGCTGATCGAGAAGCAGCGCCTGAGCAAGCAGATGCCGCTGGAGGTCGCACCGGCGCGTCTGTTGTTACTAGATGATGCGCTGGAACCTGAGGAGATCGAGCCGGAGGCACTGGCCACCGAGGCCGGCTTCCAGCGCTATCTGGACCTGCAGCGTGACTTTCTCGACCAACTGGGCAAGCTGGCCGAACTGCAGGTCAATTGCGTGATGACCCAGCGGGGCATCGCCGAGGCGGCTGAGGAGGCGCTGGGCGAGCAGGGCGTGCTGGCGGTGCGACGGCTGACGCGGCGCGACATGGCCGAGATCGCCCGACACACCGGCGCGCGGCCGCTGAAGCGTTCGGCGCTGCGGCGGCCTGTCGCGGAACTGGCTCCCTGTCTCGGCCGTGCCGAGCGCGTGGCCGAGGACGAACGGCACGGGCATATCCGCATCACGGGCGGCAGCGGCGAGGGCACGGCGACGATCATCGTCAGCGCGGCAACGGCGGAGGTGCGCCAGGAGCGGCTACGGATCGCCGAGGATGCCGCGGCGGCGGTGCAGGCGGCGCTACAGGGCGGGTTGCTGCCCGGCGGCGGCGCCGCGGAGATCGCCGCCCTTCCGGCAGTGCTGGCAGCCCGCAAGGGCGCGGCGGGCATGGCGGCCTATGGGCTGGACTGTGTCAGTGAGGCGCTGAAGCGGCCTCTGGCGCAGATCGTGGCCAACGCCGGCTACAACCCGCTGGAGAAGGTCGAAGAGGTGGTGGCTCGGGCGCAGCCTGGAGCGGCCATCGGCGTAGACTGCGATACCGGCGAGACGGCGGACATGCTGGCCCTGGGCGTGGTGGATGCCGCGCCGGTGAAGCTCTATGCCCTGCAGGCCGCCGGGGAGATCGCAACGGCCGTGCTGCGGATCGCCACGGTCATCAGGAGACGAGACGAGCGGCCCGACGAGGCCGCGAACGGTGAACGGTGAGCGGGGCCATCCGCCCGCTCGCGCTGTGGAGGAGAAGACTGGATGTTCGACAAGAACGACAAACAACAGGGGAAGCGCATCCCCATCACCGACGATGAGCCGCAGGGCGACGTCGCGACCCCGCCTGACGACAGCGCCGAAGAGGCCGGCGACGCCAGCCGGTCCGACGACCTGCTGGCGGCGCTCGAGGCCGAACTGGCGGAGGTCCGCGAGGCCCATCTGCGCGCTGTGGCGGACCTGCAGAACTTCCGCCGTCGGTCCGCGGAGGAGCGCGCGCAGCAGTTGCAGTACGCCAACGAGCAGTTGATCCTGGAGTTGCTGCCCGTGCTGGACAACTTCGAGCGTGCCACCGGCTGCACCGTCGAGGGTGACGCAGCGGAGAACCTGCTGCGCGGCGTCTGCATGGTGCAACAGCAGTTCATCGCCGCCCTGGGCCACTTTGGCGTGGCCCGCATGACGACCACGGGGCAGGCCTTCGATCCGGCACTGCACGACGCGGTCGAGCGCGTGGAGACCGACGAGGTGGGGGAAGGGACGATCGTGGGCGAGGCGCTGCCGGGCTACACTCTCAGCGGCCGGGTCATCCGCCCGGCCAAGGTGCGCGTGGCGGTGGCGCCACACTAGGTGGGGACAGGGAGCGGGCAATGGGCGAACTGCATGAGGGAGACAAGGCACCGGCGTTCGAGCTGCCGGCCAGCACGGGCGGGACGATCGCGCTGGCGGATTTCCTGGGTCGCCAGCACCTGGTGCTCTATTTCTACCCCAAGGACATGACGCCGGGCTGCACCCAGGAAGCCTGCAGCTTCCGTGACCTGCACGAGGAGTTCAACGAAGCCGGAGCGGCGATCCTGGGTGTCAGTGTGGACAGCCTGGACTCACACGCCAAGTTCGTCGCCAAGCACGAACTGAGCTTCCCGCTGCTCTCGGATGCCGGCGCGCTGGTGGCGCAAGCCTACGGGGTGTGGAAAGAGAAGAACATGTACGGCAAGAGGAAGATGGGCGTGGAGCGCAGCACGTTCGTCATTGACCGGAGCGGCCTCATCCGCCGCGTCTGGCGCAAGGTGAAGGTTAACGAGCACGCCGACGAGGTGCTGGAGTTCGTGCGGCAGCTGGCGTAGGCTGCGGTGTGCCCCGGGCGCCCTTCGCTGCTAGTGGCGGGGGGCGCCTTTGCGTTGGCGGACGATCAGGATCGCGACCAGGAGCAAGCCGAAGATCACGACATCCAGGTCCTTGACCACCGGGTAGCGCCCGCCCACCGCCACCAGCACCTGCGTGATCACCGTCAGCACGGCCGTGCCGATGATGGGGCCCAGGAGCGTGCCGGCCCCGCCGACGATCACCATCACCACCAGCTCGATGGAAAACGCGAAGCTGAACGGCTCGGGGTTCACGAACTTGACGTAGTGGGCGTAGAGGCTGCCGGCCACCGACGCGCACACGGCGCTGAAGACGAAGACCATCACCTTGGCCCGGCCGGTGTCAATGGCACAACTGCCGGCGGCGATCTCGCTGTAGTGAATGGCCCGCAGGCAGCGCCCCAGCCGCGAGCGGAGCAGGTTGCTCGCCAGCAGCACCTGCAGACACAGCACCGGCCAGACGAGCAGGTACATGCGCAGGTCGTCCCTGATCGCCAGCGGGCCGAGGCGCAGGTCCGGGATGCCTGGCAACCCGGACGGGCCACCCGTGAACTCCCCCCCCTCGTTGAAGAGGATCCTCACGATGATCCCCAGCCCCAACGTGGCCATCGCCAGGTAGTTGCCGTGCAGCTTCAGCGTCGGCTGGCCGATCAGGTAGGCTGCCAGGCCGGTGATGACGGCCGCCCCGGCGAGGGCCAGCCACGGGTCCCAGTGATAGTGCAGCGTCAGGATGGCCGAACCGTATGCCCCCAGGCCGTAGAAGGCGGCCTGCCCCAGCGATACTTGCCCCGCGTACCCCAGCAGCAGTCCCAGGCCCAGGGCCACCATGGCATGGAGGGCGACGAAGACGCCGATGCTCATGTAGTAGGGGCTGCGCGTCAGCGGCGGCACTGCGAGGAGGATCAGGCCGAGGACCGGGAGCAACCAGTTGTGGCGCAGGAGGCGGTTCATGGCGTGTGGGTGTGGCGGACGGCGTCGGCTTGTGGCGGGGCTGGTGTGGCGTCCAGGAGAGGTCGCCCCGTCCCCGCCGCGCGCGGGCGAGGCCGCCCGCGCTACTGGCAGATGAAACGCTAGCTCACGGTGGGGTCAGCCCCCTGCGGGACCTGCGGTCCCTCTGGGGACAGACCCCTCCTGGGGACAGACCCCTCCTGGGGACAGACCCATCCTGGGGACAGACCCATCCTGGGGACAGACCCATCCTGGGGACAGACCCATCCTGGGGACAGGCCCATCCTGGGGACAGGCCCATCCCGTGGGCAGAGCCCTAGAGTCCCTCCGTTCTCTTCTTGCCCAGCAAGCCCTCCGGCTTCAGGAACAGCATCAGCACCAGCACCACGAAGGCGAAGGCGTCCTGGAAGCCGGCGGCGCCCTCAGGCGCCAGACCGGTGCCCAGGTTCTCGAGCAGACCCACCACGAGGCCGCCGAACACGGCCCCGGTCCCGTTGCCCAGCCCGCCGATGATCGCCGCGGCGAAGCCCTTGAGGCCCAGCACGGTTCCGGTGTCATAGGCGGCGAAGGTGATGGGGGAGATGACGGCTCCGGCCAGGGCCGACACGCCGGCGCTGAGGGCGAACGAGAGCTGCACCATGCGCTCGACGCTGATGCCCGACAGGCGGGCCGCCTCGGAGTTGATGGCGCACGCCTGCATGGCCTTGCCGATGGCAGTGCGGTCGAAGAACAACCGCACCCCCACGAGCACCAGCACGGCCAGGCCGACGACCCACAGGTACTGCGACTGGATGGCGGCGCCGCCGACGAACAGCGACTTTTCCCCCGAGAAGGCGGGCACCGGGAAGGCGTCGGGGCCCCAGATGAGCCGTGCGGCCCCGCGGATGATGACCGAGACGCCGACAGTGACGATGACCAGGGCGACGACCGGCGCGTGGCGCAGGGGCCGGATCGCCAGGCGCTCCATCAGCAGGCCCAGGAGGGCCACCGCCACGACCGCGAGCACCAGCGCGACGGCCAGGGGCAGGTGCAGCACGCTCAGCAGCGTGTAGAACAGCAGCGCGCCGAGGACGACGAACTCGCCCTGCGCGAAGTTGATGACACCGGTGGCGTTGTAGATGATCGTGAAGGCCAGGCCCACGAGCGCATACACGCAGCCTACGGTCAGACCTGTCAGGATGTACTGCAGCAACTCCGCAGACATGTCGGCTCCGTGGCAACACGAGGCCGGGGCGCCGAACGAGTTGTGGGAGGGCTCGGTCGAGCCCTCCCACAGGACTGGTCGGCAGCCCCGCCGTCTAGATCATGCGGGCCGGCGGCAGGGCCAGCCACGGTGCTACTTGACGAGGGTCCACTTGCCGCCCTGGATGGTGACCAGGGCGAAGGCATCCTTGGTCAGGCCATTGTGGTCGGTGGCCGACAGGTTGAACGTACCGCCGATGCCGGCGTGGTTGCTGATCTTCTCCAGGCCGTTGCGGATACTCACCCGGTCGGTGGCACCGGCCCTGATGGCCGCCAGGACCATCTGCAGCGCATCAAAGGCGTGGCCGCCAAAGGTGTTGGCAGGCTTGCCGGTGGCGGTCTGGAAGTCGGCGGCGTACTTGGTCAGGACTGCCTTCTGCGGGTTGCCGTCGGGCAGTTCGCCGGCCACGGTGAGGTAGCCGGCCGGGAAGATGACGCCCTCGGCCGCCGCGCCCGCCAGCTCGATGAACTTCATGTTGGCGATGCCGTGGCTCATGAAGAGCTTGGACTTCAGGCCGAGGCTGGCCGCGTTCTTGGCGACGACCGCCGGACCGGGATTGGTGCCCCAGCAGACGATGCCGTCGGGGTTCTTGGCCTTGATCTTGGTGAGCTGGGCCACCATCGACGTGTCCTTGCTCGCGAACTTCTCCTCATCCACGATCTGGACGCCGGCCTTGGGGAGCTGGGCTTTGAGCTGCTCCGCCCCGCTCTGGCCGAACTTGTTGCTGTCGCAGATGATACCGACCGTCTTGATCTGCTGGGCCTTCAGGTGGTCGACCAGGCGCTCCACAGCCAGAGCATCGGTCTGGGCGCTGGAGAAGACCCACTTGCGTTCGGCGATGGGGCTGGTGATCTTGGCAGAGGCGGCGCAGGAGAAGAGAGGGACGCCGGCGTCGGTGCAGGGCTTGATGATGGCCATGCTCGGACCGCTCAGGGTCGGGCCCACAATGGCCAGGACCTTGTCCTGCTCAATGAGTTTCTTGGCGGCGAGGACGGCCTTGGACTCCTCACTGCCGTCGTCCTCGATGACGAGCTTGAGGGGGCGGCCATTGACGCCGCCAGTGCCGTTGATCTGCGTGGCGATCATCTCGACGGTGGCCTTCTCCGGCTCACCCAGCGGCGCTCCGGCCTGACCGGTGACCGAGAAGATGCAGCCGATGACGAGGGGCTCGCCCGCCGCCGGCCCCGGCCCGGGCGGGGCCCCGGCACCGGTGGTCGGCATGGGGGGCGCAGTAGGAGGCTGCTGGGGCTTGGGGCACCCCGTCAGCAGCAAGGCGAAGACGCACAGCACGACAAGGACGAGAGCAGGCACGGACAGGCGCATCGAACAACCCTCCTTAGGTGAGGATCGAATTCGGGCGCTCTGTCTCCACAGAGTGACGAGACCCGGCACGCAGGCCTCGTGCCCGCCGCCGCGACCCACTGGCCGCGACCGCACTATTGGACCAGACCACACGTCCTCTTCCCCCACGCGTGCAGGATAACCTTCAAACCTCCGATAGCGCAAGCGGATTTCGTGGCTGCGTCCTGTTCCGGACCCCCGGCAGGTGAGCCATACGGCACGGCCATGGCCCCAGCAGACGCCCTGAAACACAAAACCATATTACGCATTCTGCCTCGTCCACGTCCCGCTCCGGCCAGCCCGCGACGCGGCTGGCGGTCGGCGTGTGTGGGCCCGAGCAGGGCCACCCGCCGACCTGAGCACATCCTGAGCAAAAGGAGGATTAGCGGGCGTCCACAGCGGGTAGAGAGGAGGTGATAGTGATTGACCGGAAAGTGCAGTCTGGCTATAATTCTCAGTGTTGACAGAGTCAGTGATGGCTGCAGTATGGGGGGCCGGTGCACCTGAGAAAGGAGGCGATACGCACGTCGGAACCGAGGGCCAATTCTACCCCGGGAGCCACGGTGTGAGCGCAGGCGGCGAGGCGGCGACCGGAATGGCCCCTCGGCGGTTCAGGAGTGGTTGTGAACGTCCCCGCAGTACCGACGCGGAGGTGATGCGTATGGCTGCAGGCAACCTCGCCAGCACATATGTCCTACATCGCATGGCAGACGAGGAGGTTGTCGCACAAGCCAAGAAAGGCTCCCTGTGGGCCACTGAGCACCTTCTGCGGAAGTACCGGCATCTGGTCGAGGGGAAGGCGAAGTCCTATTTCCTTCTGGGCGCGGACCATGAGGACGTGGTCCAGGAGGGGATGATCGGCCTGTTCAAGGCCATCCGTGACTTCTCCGGCGAGAACCTCGCGGCGTTCCGCTCCTTCGCCGAACTCTGTGTCACCCGCCAGATCATCACGGCGGTCAAGACGGCAACTCGTCACAAGCACTCATTGCTCAATGCGTATGTCTCAGTCGAGCTGCCGTGCACAGAGCAGGACGATGAGCCCCCGCTGCGGGAGTTGCTCGTCGAAGAGCACCCCAGTGACCCACAGGAGTTGTTCCTGTGCCGGGAGTTCCGCACCGAAGTTGACGGGCATATCCGTCAGGTGCTCTCACCGCTGGAGGCGGAGGCCCTCCGCCGCTACATCGAGGGCCGCTCGTATCACGACATCGCGCGCGAGCTGCGTTGCGGCATCAAGCAGGTAGACAACGCCCTGCAGCGCGCCAAGAAGAAGCTGGGACGCAGTCTGGCCGCCTCGCGCAACTAAGCCTCGAGGCGCCGGATAGCGCCGCCAGGACACCGGGGGCCGACGTAGCTCAGTTGGTAGAGCAAGGCACTTGTAATGCCTAGGTCGTCCGTTCGAATCGGATCGTCGGCTCCAGTACATAGCCGGTTAGAGGAAATGGTGTTGCCAGCGCAGAGTCGGCCTTGACGTACGGCCGACTCTGCTTTATTATAATAGTCCCCTCGGGTCCTGCGTGACCCGAGGTCTGGCTTACCGT containing:
- a CDS encoding branched-chain amino acid ABC transporter permease translates to MNRLLRHNWLLPVLGLILLAVPPLTRSPYYMSIGVFVALHAMVALGLGLLLGYAGQVSLGQAAFYGLGAYGSAILTLHYHWDPWLALAGAAVITGLAAYLIGQPTLKLHGNYLAMATLGLGIIVRILFNEGGEFTGGPSGLPGIPDLRLGPLAIRDDLRMYLLVWPVLCLQVLLASNLLRSRLGRCLRAIHYSEIAAGSCAIDTGRAKVMVFVFSAVCASVAGSLYAHYVKFVNPEPFSFAFSIELVVMVIVGGAGTLLGPIIGTAVLTVITQVLVAVGGRYPVVKDLDVVIFGLLLVAILIVRQRKGAPRH
- a CDS encoding branched-chain amino acid ABC transporter permease, which produces MSAELLQYILTGLTVGCVYALVGLAFTIIYNATGVINFAQGEFVVLGALLFYTLLSVLHLPLAVALVLAVVAVALLGLLMERLAIRPLRHAPVVALVIVTVGVSVIIRGAARLIWGPDAFPVPAFSGEKSLFVGGAAIQSQYLWVVGLAVLVLVGVRLFFDRTAIGKAMQACAINSEAARLSGISVERMVQLSFALSAGVSALAGAVISPITFAAYDTGTVLGLKGFAAAIIGGLGNGTGAVFGGLVVGLLENLGTGLAPEGAAGFQDAFAFVVLVLMLFLKPEGLLGKKRTEGL
- a CDS encoding ABC transporter substrate-binding protein codes for the protein MRLSVPALVLVVLCVFALLLTGCPKPQQPPTAPPMPTTGAGAPPGPGPAAGEPLVIGCIFSVTGQAGAPLGEPEKATVEMIATQINGTGGVNGRPLKLVIEDDGSEESKAVLAAKKLIEQDKVLAIVGPTLSGPSMAIIKPCTDAGVPLFSCAASAKITSPIAERKWVFSSAQTDALAVERLVDHLKAQQIKTVGIICDSNKFGQSGAEQLKAQLPKAGVQIVDEEKFASKDTSMVAQLTKIKAKNPDGIVCWGTNPGPAVVAKNAASLGLKSKLFMSHGIANMKFIELAGAAAEGVIFPAGYLTVAGELPDGNPQKAVLTKYAADFQTATGKPANTFGGHAFDALQMVLAAIRAGATDRVSIRNGLEKISNHAGIGGTFNLSATDHNGLTKDAFALVTIQGGKWTLVK
- the sigH gene encoding RNA polymerase sporulation sigma factor SigH, with the protein product MAAGNLASTYVLHRMADEEVVAQAKKGSLWATEHLLRKYRHLVEGKAKSYFLLGADHEDVVQEGMIGLFKAIRDFSGENLAAFRSFAELCVTRQIITAVKTATRHKHSLLNAYVSVELPCTEQDDEPPLRELLVEEHPSDPQELFLCREFRTEVDGHIRQVLSPLEAEALRRYIEGRSYHDIARELRCGIKQVDNALQRAKKKLGRSLAASRN